The Ziziphus jujuba cultivar Dongzao chromosome 5, ASM3175591v1 genome segment AGGATGCTAATTGAAATGGGTTTGGCCGTTAAGCCAGAGGTTGGAGAAGGGAAGAGGGTGGTGGGGTGGAGTGAGATTGAGAAGGTGGTGAGGATGATTGTGGAGGGTGAACAAGGGATGCTGATAAGGAGTAGGGTTAGAGAATTCCAAAACAGTGCTTTGCGAGCATTTAATAATGGATCGCTTGCTTGTGTGGCTAATCAATGGAAGGTCGAATCCGGTCTTTGATGTCAGTTACATTTTCGTATAGGTTTGGAATCGTTCTGAAACCCAGTACTCTAATTACGCTGTTTTCCCAAATGTATGACAGTATTGAGTAGTTTGTGCAATATTGCTTCTCTACTATGATACACAATTTTCGACCCAAAAAACCCTtaatcacaaaataataataataattataataataattaccaaaaataaatcaaCTATGATACACTATCATCATTTTGACAACTCTAACATTACTTGACACAGTTTTTGTTTGGTGCCATTTTAAAGAGGGAAAAGCGGAAAAGTgtaccaaaaaaggaaaaggttGTGCGCAAATTGAGAAAGTATCCAgtttagtaaaattaaaaattataaaataaaaataattttcagcaTGGCTTTAAAcctaatttttcatataataattgGAAGTGATATACCTTCTTTGACGTATTGTgatgtaagatttttttttccacccccccccccccccctcttcatatttgtgatttaatattgaaaattgtaattttttttttaagagaagataagtcaaatttgtgatataatatttaaaattataattttttttttaaaaaatttataaatatttcaaccttttaaaaaatatataatttaaatattttaaaatattaaattatatatttaaaaaaaaattaaaaacagatactgtttaaaaaaatgttatttactaGTATAAACGATCACCAATGAAATATACTATaccataatttaaattattattattaaatgtttcagttttaaacttttagtataaaaaataataaaaataaatatccaattagaatttattatgtaagtTGATGATGGGCATTGATGCTGTGGATAAGTGCcaccaaattaataaatatcataGTTTGGTTaaattaaaagttataaaataaaaataattctcaacttggctttaaaataataattaaaagtgaCACATTTTCTCGAGCATATCATCATATATGATATTGTCTCCCAAATTAAAGCAGACAAGTCAAATTtgtgatttaatatttaaaatcatgtaccttttaaaaagttgaaataattataataattggtGTCAATTCCTACTGTTACAGAACAAGTTAACATTGAAATTGAGCTGTAcgttattttttatggtttcttttagtttttgatAAGTGATACCAAATCGATAAATATCATGGTTtggttaaattaaaaattataaaaaaattaaaataattttcagctAGACTTTAAGGCTGATTTCATTGACACCATTTCTTCACCATATTGTGATGTAGGATATTTTTCCCAAGTTAGAGAAGACaagtcaaatttttatttattatttaaaatcatatatttttcaaaaggttgaaattatgatttaaaactctattgtctttttcttctttttttattctttttttggcCCTTTGATGTGGAAAGTGGAAACAGAACCCAAGTAACGTACAGCCGAACCGCTATGATAAAagctttcaaaattaaataaaccatCAATATCATGacgagaaaattaattataaaaccaaccaaaatataatttattatgaaaaCGGGCATATTCAGGTCATGAAGATTTGCATAAATttcagcaaaaagaaaaaaaaaaaaagatttgcatATAATctctttttactcttttttccccctcaaaTTTTAACACCTACAATTCCAATTAAGCCCAAAATTTTGCTTGTCGTGGTTTCATCTTTATTATCATCGGTATATATGCCTATGCCgtcatatatttttctctttttatgttTTAGGTTAGAAAACCTATTTTATAAATTACCAAAATTCTTTAACTTTATAATTTGAAACAATGAAATGATGGacttataaacataaatatgaaTGCTCAACAGTCAAAAGCTATccattccataattttttttatgttgacaTGTAAAAGCTatccatttcatttttttttttaatgttgacGTGTAGCTCACAACAAGCCCAGAGAGATCAAAGGATTAGAacaataatgttttatttttttattttgaattattaaaacaaaattaagttaatataatttttcataataaaatattcctatttaaaatacaataatttggCGCAAATTTTAATCTATCAATTTCCTTTGCATGGTATGCGTGTAATGATAAAAATACTTGCTTTTATGTGCCGAGAAAAAAATCCATCAGGATCGACTTTGCAAATGGATGATTTATTTCGCTTTTCGCCACCTagtgttttggcataaaatgAACCATGGGCCCAAGCTACTCTAACCCAATAAAAAGGAGGCCTTAAGGCCCGTATCCCATCAATCAGGTCAGAGTCTGTTAATGGATACTTGATTGGTGAGTGTGCACGGCACGCAAATCAATGGCAAGCTGACGAGACAAGTGAAAGACGCTATGTATAAAGGTATCACCACCGCACTTGACACGGGCGAAAGTTGCTTTAGCTCTCGAATGGAAGGAAGAAGGTATCCACCAAAACCGACGTCGTTTAAGTCAATGGACATCCAAAATTGGTAGCTTTCTCTGTCAAAAGCAGACGACGTCGTTTTGTTATTCATTTTTCTCGCCTTGCGGCGTTGCGTATAACAGAAAGAAATAGTATTTTTGCTTCAAGTTTCGTGTTCTCTCTATATCTTGCTCCCCCCTCTGCGAAACTCCATGGATTCTAAAGCTTCTACAACTCCCATTGCGACTGCCACTTCCACTCCTTTGCTAAACCATAAAGTCCCTACCAAATCCACGCCCAAAGATAGAGATTTCTTGAACCATCTTGAAGCTTACCTCGCGAAGAGAGATGGCGTGGACAAGCTTCTCAAGATCTCCAGGTACACCACCAAGATCATCCTCGCATCCTCAGCTCTCCCTGAAACCCTACCCGTAACTGGCCGGCTCAAGAGCTTCGAGTCCAGTGTAGGTGTGAGTCGCAAAGCCTTCAGGCTCGGCAAGTTCGTCCAAGACGTGAACGCTCTCAGGAGCTCTCATTTCGATTCGAAAGGAGAAATCCTTCTCTCTGTCATCGCTTATGGAGGCGAGGGTTTGTATTACTTTGTCGAACAGTTCATTTGGTTGGCGAAATCGGGGTTGATCGACGCCAAACACTCGCGTAATTTGCAAAAAATCAGTGCTTGGGCAGAGTTTATCGGATACCTTGGTAGTATTTCGTTAAAATTTAGGGATTTGAAGCGGATTGGAGAAGACGAAGCGTGTGTAGAATCAAGCATTAAAATTGCAATTACAAGAGGAATCGGGTACGAGCAAGAGAAGGAGAAATTGAGGAAGTTGAGGGAGAAGAAGTTGATGAAGAAACTT includes the following:
- the LOC107420230 gene encoding peroxisomal membrane protein 11A, whose product is MDSKASTTPIATATSTPLLNHKVPTKSTPKDRDFLNHLEAYLAKRDGVDKLLKISRYTTKIILASSALPETLPVTGRLKSFESSVGVSRKAFRLGKFVQDVNALRSSHFDSKGEILLSVIAYGGEGLYYFVEQFIWLAKSGLIDAKHSRNLQKISAWAEFIGYLGSISLKFRDLKRIGEDEACVESSIKIAITRGIGYEQEKEKLRKLREKKLMKKLSIVQDFADALMAVADIRDGKGPFLGTLSLSCAGLLSALISTHKNWVSC